The following is a genomic window from Phaseolus vulgaris cultivar G19833 chromosome 6, P. vulgaris v2.0, whole genome shotgun sequence.
AACTCTGTGCAGGCTTTGCCAGAAAAGCCAAGTGGGAAAACCTCTATACTACTTACTTCATGTAACTGACTATAGCCACCACTATCACTATTTAGGATTTTCTGTAAAAAGCCTGATACTTTTACCATAAAACCCGGGAGAGCTCTGAAAGACAAACATATTCAGACTTCATAAAATGGAGAGAGAAAATAAGAGAAGGAAGTGCGTTTGTTTTAGTTCTATGTTATAAGGGTAGCAAGTAGTGAGTGAACAACTGTAGTGAACCACAGTAGTTGGTTGGCAAAAAGGATTAGACAGTGAATGAGTGAGTGAATGTGTGTTTGTGTTGTTGACAAGTGAGTGAATGTGCAAGAAAGCCATGGAGGGTAGTAGTAATTCTAATGGCACTTCTTATTTGTTGGCTTTTGGAGAAAACAGTGGTGGGCTATGCCCAATGACGATGATGCCTTTGGTGACTTCCCATCATGCTGGTCATCATCCAATAAATCCTAATCCTAGTAATAATACCAATAATAATGCAAACACAAACTGTCTCTTCATTCCCAACTGCAGTAACAGTGGAACTCCTTCTATCATGCTCGACAATAACCACAACAACAACGATGATAACAACAACACTGGGGTAGGGTACTATTTCAGGGAGAGTGGCCACCACAACCACCGCAACAACAACAATGGAAGctcctcctcttcttcctcttctgcTGTCAAGGCCAAGATCATGGCCCATCCTCACTATCACCGTCTCTTGGCAGCTTACGTCAACTGTCAGAAGgttagaaaagaagaaaaagcttGCTTTTAACTTGTTGAGTCCTGTGTGATGTATGTGTACACCCCAAACACCCCCCGCCTCCTTGTGTAAAAAAGGTAGACAGATTTTGTGGTTGAAAACGATCCATGCTAAATTAATTACTTTCTGCACACTCCCTTTCTTTGGCAATTTCGGATCTGAGTTGTGTGGCATGTGTACTGTGAATTGTGGActtgttttttttgtttctttctatTAAAAACACTATGTTGATAAGTTATGTTCCATCGTAAGAAAGAGAATTTGCAAAGAAGTCAAAAAACCCTTTAAAGCAGAAGTGATAAAGACAGTTTACTTAATGGAAATTATGTGTTTTGTAGCACGTTCTCATATTACACGATACTTGGTTTTCACACGTTCTTCGCAGGTTGGAGCCCCGCCTGAAGTGGTTGCCAGGTTAGAGGAATCATGTGCTTCTGCGGTGACAATGGTAGGAGATGCAGCTGGATCCAGCTGCTTAGGTGAAGATCCAGCTCTGGATCAGTTCATGGAAGCTTACTGCGAGATGCTCACCAAGTACGAACAAGAACTCTCCAAACCCTTAAAAGAAGCCATGCTCTTCCTTCAAAGGATTGAGTGTCAGTTCAAAAATCTTACTATTTCTTCCTCCGACTTCGGTGATgacccactttctctctctatctATGCTATCttctgaaattatttttcatatttaatacGATGATCTATCAACGTTTGGTGAAAAAACTTGCATATAGCTGTTTCCGTGAGTAAGTGTTCTTCTCATGTCAGAATTGGAACTTAACAAAAGATTTACATAAATTATCGTGAAAAAACATTAAttccaattaaaaaattaaaaaaacatcgGAAGCTGTTCTTAAATAACTACTCCTAAGGAGTATATCTAAGTTGTCAGGTTGTTTCTAACGTTGATTGCTTAGTATTTGATGTTTGAGTAATTGACTACCAATGCATGCCTGTGTTTTAAAGCGTGTTGTGAGTATTGAAATGTGCTTAAAGTTGATGAAgcaccactttttcttttcAACTTTAAATATCTTTAACAATCATTGGGCTATAGGCTCCCTTTAAATgatgtattttattttggtaGCTAGTCTTTGTATGTGTGAGGGTTTCAAATACTGGCATCGGTGCCCTTGTTCAAAGCGTGGCTTTGTCTGCCAAAGTGTAGATGATGGTGTGGTACATATCTGTATCCTCTTCTTGGTGTTAGTGCATTGATTAAACTGTTTTGGTATCTTGCTAATTCGTCATCTCGTGTGTGCTAGACATTGACATATATACAGCTGTCTTCTTTGGAAATATAAGACTTTAGTTACATTATTGTCGTCCATTTGATTTTAACGGGATTCTCAGGTTTAGCTTGTTTTGCTTCCTATGTGTTAAAGATTCTTCTACTTGAAATGAATAGAATGACGGATGAAATGGCCGAGAGAAGTTTGCTGGTAAATAACCTAGGGATTAGGGTTTCTTCTTGCCCTGGAGTGGTAATTGTTGGGTAGGAGTTGGCTACATACTCTCCTTGGAAATGTAATAAGCAGACTAAGAAATGGCAGAAAAGGCTGAAGTTCTTTTGGGAGAAGTgcagaattttaaaatttgccAGAGTGAATTTAAGCAGTAAACATAGAAACATTACTATATTTCTTGAAGTTTTAACTACAACTAAAACTATAGAGGAAACCTTCTATTCTTATTTGCTACCATATCACTTTATCTGCTATACTCTTTATTGAATggttattgtttttgttagtcATACTCCTACTCTTTATTTGCAATATTGAATACTATACTActctttattttttagttgtcagtttttttaaattatttttattctgttAAATTTTTGAATggttattgtttttgttagtcATACTCCTACTTTTCTCtaacatttaattaatttatatatgtatatatagtgatgtaaaaatgaaaaataaaataccaactattttattaagatacaaaaatttaatatattctgcataattttaaaaaaaaaaaaacagatacTAGAGTGTACTTGAAACTTTTTTTTACTCTTGATTCTTTAACCATAACGGATAGCAAAACagcttttatataaataattgtagTAATTTAGTtcttaaatttgtattttatctTAAACAAACAGGGAAAGAAATGAAGTTATCTGAATTCTTCTGTTATGATTTTGTTGTATGGATCAATAAATGAATCTGCCAAATACTTATTTCTGTAGATTCAAATTAGTATCATTTGGAAATAAAGGGTATTAGTAAAGTGATAACCTCAAAGAACTCTGTTGGTGAGATGTTTTTCTGACCCTTGAGAATGGTGAGAAAACATGGGAAATAAACAATTTAGAGTAactatggaaaatattttctcttaaaAATGGAATGAGTGAACGAGAAAATGAATCAAATGCCAAACAAACCCTTATCCTAACTAAATTTTGGGAACTGCCATTTATAGTCTTGGTATATTTATGGACTTAAAGAGGGCTATTTACTTTGCATTAAATTTTTATAGAAGAAATAATCTAAAGTGAATGGGAAGTAAAGGATTAAAGTGGctatttactttatattttgttatttcgAAACAGTATAAATTGAGTTTAGCATGATTGCATtttctttttgctttctgctcctttattttctttctatccAAGCAATAAAAAGATCTTTTACATTTTAGTTTTCTCTCTATCCTAAGTCCTCCAAAAGATGCTGTTATGGTTGTGAGATATGATAGTCTCCTCTTTCACTTCACAGCCTCAAAGGGTTTTTGGTGTGAAGGGTAAACATCTTTCATCCCATTATTATTTATTAGCATGATAATTACTTTGTGGTACAAGAACCTTTTATGGTTGATTGGTGGTAAGGTGAATTTGGGTCTTCCCTGTTCCCAATTCAGAATAAGATGAAATTGAACATAGCGAGGTGCTTTTGTATATAGCTGCGTATCAAGCCTAGGCTCTTTCTTGAAAGAGTTAGGTTAGGTTAGTCTTAAAGAGTTCAAGCTTTTTGGATGGTTGGTCCTTGGCAATAATGATAAGCCAACGTTGAGCATAGTTGATAAATAGTTGAGTTTTTTAAACGTGTTGAGAATTTGTGTCTTGATGATGTGCATGCAGAAGATTTTGTTAGGAAAGACAGCTCATTCTATAACGAGTGAACCAAAAtcaattgaaaatgaaaatttctAGTTGTGTCGCCCAATTTGTTTCCTCAAACTGTTGTGTGTATAGAATATGTACTCTCAAGGGTTAGTCTATGCATATCGTCTTTCCTGTGATTGCGTTTTGCTTCCATATGCACTGAATCTTCAGATGCATTTGTCATATTTGTTAGGATTATGACCAAAGAGTTGTGGTACTAATCTATTTGCGCAGCTTAAACTGGAAATGGATATACATACTGTCATATATCTGCATAATGCTGATTGTTCAATGAAATCTACAGTTGAATATGGGAACCATTAACATTAGTCAAACTTTACTGCAATTGTGCTAATGACTATAATTGCAAATGGGTAAAAGCTTTTACATGTTTGCTGGATATAATCACGAGTCATTATTAAGTTTTAACGAGTCACTGTATTGTAGCTTAAAGATAGTACTATGGAATGTTTGCAAGGGTCCATGTATATCGATAAAGTAGCCATAATTCATAAGTTACATTGGAGCAGTATATATTCACGATTACACTTTTTGGTCCATAACTTTGCCTGGTCTAGAGAAAGCGGAGTGTCCATTCTCTCAGTTCAGATGTATAGAATAATGTTTGGACTTTGGCACCTGGCTCTTTATCCTATGTACCAATTCAAGTGCAAACTTTTAGCGGTGTAGATCAATTATTTCCTCATGATTGCAAGCTGTACTTGTAGTTATTCTTTTAAATTCTCATGAAATGTTTTCATActatattttactttataattCAACTAAGAGAAACCAattcttttatttctatattttattttctttcctaaGTATAAGACtgttaaatatatttaagttgTAATAATATTCACTTTAATCACTCAGAAACGTGCCACAAAAGTTTACCTTTAGGAAAATAATGCAGTGACGTGGTATATGATCAATTCAAACTATTTTCTAGTTTCAACTTTTAACTAGTTGCAATAATAGCAATGTGTAGATATTGTTTGAAAATTGCTGGCTACTACAGTGGTTCGTGTGGTTGATTTTTTTGTGTGATAGTCATAGAATTCTTATTGGAGAAAAGTAGAGGGAAGGTATTCATCTCACTATGATCGAACTTGAGTTAATATTActgtttttattgattttttagttAGGTAGATTGTTATTTAACTTTGGAGTTGTATTTGTATTGTAAGTATGGATTTAGTTGGGACGAGATATTAAATCTAGATTGAAAAAAAGCTTGTTTCAGAAATTAATATCATAATTGAGTTCTGTTGATGTTGTGTTCAGGTTGTAATGAAGGTGGTGATAGGAATGGATCATCTGAAGAGGATGTTGATGTGCAGAGCATGATAGATCCCCAGGCAGAGGACAGGGAATTAAAGGGTCAGCTTCTGCGCAAGTACAGTGGATACTTGGGCAGTCTGAAGCAGGAGTTCATGAAAAAGAGGAAAAAAGGAAAGCTACCTAAAGAAGCAAGGCAACAATTGCTTGAATGGTGGAGCAGACATTACAAATGGCCTTATCCATCCGTATGTTGTTCAATCTATTACAATGTCTTGAATACAATGTTCATAGTTTTGATGGTAGGTTTATTCATTGACAGGAATCTCAGAAGCTGGCTCTTGCAGAGTCCACAGGTCTGGATCAGAAGCAAATCAACAACTGGTTTATTAATCAAAGGAAACGGCACTGGAAGCCTTCAGAGGACATGCAGTTTGTGGTGATGGATCCAACCCATCCACACTATTACGTAGATACTGTTCTGGCCAATCCATTTCCCATGGATCTCTCCCACCCCATGCTCTAGCAAAATCATCCTTTCTTACTAAAACTCCTGTTGTCACTAAAACCttacaattattatatttatataattaatattaatatgctGAGAGCTCGTATAAGCATTCTAAGAAATCCTAGATTGTTATACTGCTGTTCGCTGGTTTGGATCATCTAGTGGAACATAGTATTCACGAagttatgaataaataaaactcCAAAAGTCTCTAGTTTACTTAAGTTCCTTTTTTGTTCTCTGGTTCTAATAACGTTTGATAGTAACAATTTATTTGTGACCTATTTTGGTTGCCTATCAAAAGAGGTATCCCTAACATTACCAGGTGGATGTGACTGTGTGAATGAGTTGAACTGAGTCTATTACTTGAAATTTCAGCATGAGTGGCAAATGCAAACTGGAactttgaatttatttttaattgtattaATTTAGTATGTAGTAAATATTCTTAACACCTAATAATAATCTATATATTTCTTCTAGATAAGAGTATTCACAATCTCAGAAAATGAGTAGAagataaataatgtaaaatatgagTTGAAATTGttggttttttcttttcttcctcaTAATAAGGTtgatttcttcttttcttcctctTAATAAGGTTGGAGGAATCCGTTATTACATACTACTTTCAATACTTTTTTACATGCAAAGTGATGATGGTGCACTAAATGTGTGGGAGGAAGAGAAACTCAACCATGCTATCAAGATACACAATTACATCTTAGTAGTTATAGACAATGTGTAAAcacattatttaatttttttattttcttcaaaaataatttaatattttttttattttataattaacaagaaaaaaactGTATTGTAATTTATACATTATTTGTCTTCTAAACACGTTCCTAGTTTAGATTTTAGAGTCttaatttatttagaaattAAGATATGACATAAATAAATGTCAAAAGTTACATTCAACGCAACTACCACCAAGAGAAAGaaactaataaattatttttaaattttctcttCAATATAACactgttttattattttaataactatTGACAACTTGTTAAATAGTGTCCAAAGAAAAGATTGGCATTTGATTTTGCTTGATGCATACAAAACCATGACAAAGATTAaatccataatacaataatatgtttaaaaaatactttgattaatttttttctcaatagTTATGTATTATTAGTTTGTTAATAAAGGTTTGTCTTTAATAAAGTCGTTGGATGGTCCATATAGTAAATTTTCTCAAATGTTATTACGATAATTGTTTACTaattcttattcttatttttgCCGTgtaattaaatgttattttaattacaGTGTAATAATATAAAGATAGTTATGAGTGTAATTATTAAATAGTGTATTGGATGTGAAGTGTAACGATGAATTATGTCTCAAATTCTTGAAGACAAGTAAGttgtcaattttatttttaacttaattttaagtttaaacttttttttttgtcacgAATTAACTTGATTTcaacaaatgttataaaaaaattggagATTCCCGAccatttcttataaaaaaatattttttaccatttaaattatatcaaaattgCATTACAGTTTTTATTGTTCAAGTGAATTGATTGTAACacatacataaattattttttttaattgatgttgAATTATAAAAAGACGatcttgaaaatattttttaagttagtCGAGAAATCAATGTTGATTTTGTACTAACTTGTTTAACATTGATTTTATAATTGAggttgaaaaaataattttctttagtTGTGACTAATACACTTCTATAACATAATTTAAGTAGCATTTATGAgtaattttttaactaatattaaaataatataatacaatgTATTCActtagaatattaaaaaataaattttttaaatctaattcaaccgaatgttaaaagtaaattttactttaatattaaaattatctaagtTTATAGTAATAAGAATTTGTTATACCATCTACTGATATATAGTCTcatgtataaattattatttaattttagtcTTTTATTTGGTCAATtcatttgataattattattacgtagaatttttatacttattgttaaaataacattagattttcataattttttttcataaattgaaCAAATGAGATAAGTAAAGAAAAATGGTTGATATGTGATGATTTATACATTAGATATTTAATGTTGATACCATTATTTAGGTACTATATATTTAGACTGTagtaatataataaaagaaattaatttatctttattaaaCCTATAATTTATCTGCTAGTATAGAATTGATATAAGTCGTACTCTTAACTATTGGcttaagttatttaaaaatacatcacATTATAATAGATACATCAcataaacaataatatttattttttcaacattttttattgttgaaaacatttttataatcgACTGTGTAAATACTTTTTACATTTTCTCTAACAATAATAAGtagttaaaaattataatattgatgatatttttttttattaataaataaaacaaaattttcacTCATTTATTTTCAACCAAATAAAAATTGCtagttagtgaagaaagaagaatgtaaatttttatataagagAATATTTGTGTAAGTACTTTCAGACGACATCGTTTAGACTTTGATGTTTATACTTGGTCCCTCTCACTCAGCTTCAACACATTCAAAAcccttcttttcttctcttcacTAACTTTACTGTAACAACCATCTCTTATGCTTTGGTCTCTCTCACTCAGCAGAACCCACCCCAATCGCAGTACCTATTTTAAAACGAAAGCAGAACGCTACGGTGAGGCGACAACGAAGAAAGGTGACGCGATTCTAGGCAAGGCGATGTGAAGTGAGGCACTGCGAGACGAGAAAGACGACGACGAACCCAAATAGAAAACGAAGGCAGCAGGTCCAGGTATGAAATGAGAACCCTAAATCTTGACACTAAGCGAAACGACCCATTTGTGGGTCTTTTGGGGTTTTCTTTGAAACTCGTTCACTTGATCTCTGACTCGCGAGTTTGTACCGATTATACCGAGTTTGTCAGAGTCTGCTAATATACGAGTCTACGCACGAGTAGTTAACTCGTGACCCATCAGTAGACTCTTGAACTCGGACGGGTTTACGGGTTAATCCTAGAGTTTGATACCATGATTTAATGATGACTACTTTGGATATGGATATGGGTAcatgtgatttgttatgatgcTATGACTATTGTAAGTGTCTTGACTTGAGTGATACTGCAGATCAAGCCTTTGCTTTTAAATGATGTAAATCTTTGAAAAAATAGCATTAGTGtgcattttcaaaattttctgcAAAAATAATTAGGGAAGAAATCATGACAGCAAAAACATTAAATTCAATCCTAATAAACTAGGCATTTGTATATCTCTGCTAACAAGAGTGTAATCCTCTCCCGCTCAGGTTATATACTTCTTTCTTTTGCTTCTTTTTGTGCATCTGATGGTTCTGCATACATCCAGGATGAAGATGTCATTGGTTCGACCTCTCTTGACAAGGCGAGGATTCAGCACAAGCTCTGAGAACCTTGTTGCTTCTGTGCTCTTTGAGAGACTGCCAGTGGTCATTCCCAAAATTGACCCTGTAGTTTACGCATTTCAAGAATTCTCGTAACTTTCTTCCTTCGCTGACTTTGATATTATGTTCTGCTTGATAAAAATCTATCTATATCTAGGAAAcataaatgaattgggtatttgACCTTCACTGATTCTTGGATGGATTTGTATTCATAAAAGATTCCGGTGAATTTCTTTTGTTGTCGATCGATTAATCAACACGAAAAACCTGTTTTAGCAGTGACTATTGTACCAGCTGTTTTTTTATGGGGTTTAAATGTTAGGTTTCGGTGGCAACAACAATATCAGCGCAGATATCCTGATGAATTTATTGACAAATCTGAAACAAGGTACAAACACTCAAGTCTATGTctatagtttttatattttgatatttacaTTTAATTAGTTCTAAAGAGAGAGATCGCAAGGTGGCATTTCAAATAGTGAGTAATCCATGTGTTGTATTGGTGAGTTATATGTTGGCTGTCGAAGGCCTAACACAACCCTCCTCCTTTATACAGGCTTGGAACTGACTATGACACCGCAGGTG
Proteins encoded in this region:
- the LOC137832194 gene encoding homeobox protein SBH1 isoform X1, with translation MCKKAMEGSSNSNGTSYLLAFGENSGGLCPMTMMPLVTSHHAGHHPINPNPSNNTNNNANTNCLFIPNCSNSGTPSIMLDNNHNNNDDNNNTGVGYYFRESGHHNHRNNNNGSSSSSSSSAVKAKIMAHPHYHRLLAAYVNCQKVGAPPEVVARLEESCASAVTMVGDAAGSSCLGEDPALDQFMEAYCEMLTKYEQELSKPLKEAMLFLQRIECQFKNLTISSSDFGCNEGGDRNGSSEEDVDVQSMIDPQAEDRELKGQLLRKYSGYLGSLKQEFMKKRKKGKLPKEARQQLLEWWSRHYKWPYPSESQKLALAESTGLDQKQINNWFINQRKRHWKPSEDMQFVVMDPTHPHYYVDTVLANPFPMDLSHPML
- the LOC137832194 gene encoding homeobox protein SBH1 isoform X2 is translated as MPGMAAYQWQCRKREGELSLGSNSGTPSIMLDNNHNNNDDNNNTGVGYYFRESGHHNHRNNNNGSSSSSSSSAVKAKIMAHPHYHRLLAAYVNCQKVGAPPEVVARLEESCASAVTMVGDAAGSSCLGEDPALDQFMEAYCEMLTKYEQELSKPLKEAMLFLQRIECQFKNLTISSSDFGCNEGGDRNGSSEEDVDVQSMIDPQAEDRELKGQLLRKYSGYLGSLKQEFMKKRKKGKLPKEARQQLLEWWSRHYKWPYPSESQKLALAESTGLDQKQINNWFINQRKRHWKPSEDMQFVVMDPTHPHYYVDTVLANPFPMDLSHPML
- the LOC137832194 gene encoding homeobox protein SBH1 isoform X3, which produces MAAYQWQCRKREGELSLGSNSGTPSIMLDNNHNNNDDNNNTGVGYYFRESGHHNHRNNNNGSSSSSSSSAVKAKIMAHPHYHRLLAAYVNCQKVGAPPEVVARLEESCASAVTMVGDAAGSSCLGEDPALDQFMEAYCEMLTKYEQELSKPLKEAMLFLQRIECQFKNLTISSSDFGCNEGGDRNGSSEEDVDVQSMIDPQAEDRELKGQLLRKYSGYLGSLKQEFMKKRKKGKLPKEARQQLLEWWSRHYKWPYPSESQKLALAESTGLDQKQINNWFINQRKRHWKPSEDMQFVVMDPTHPHYYVDTVLANPFPMDLSHPML